The sequence below is a genomic window from Actinokineospora baliensis.
CTTGGACGCCGCTACCAGGCAAGCCGGTATCGACATCTTGGCCATAGCGCGCAAGACAGGCCTTACGACTTCGGTGGACCCACAATCGGCCGCGCTGATCGACGACACATTTGTGACAGCGCTTGAAGGAGTGGACGTACTTCTTCCGAACCACGACGAATACCTGGCTCTAGGCGGTCCCAAGGTTCTCGACTACGTAGGCGCCGCCGCGGTGACCCATGGCCAACACGGGGCGTACTGGGTCGACCGCGATGGGGTGGTCGAAGAACCCGCGCTGCCAACGGAGTGCGTCGACACCACCGGCGCCGGGGACGCGTTCAACGCGGGAGCACTACGCGCCTGGCTGGCGGGCGCGACGCCGCGTGATGTGCTGCGCGCCGGGGTGGCGGCAGGCGCGGCGGCGGTCAGCCAGGTGGGGGCACAGCCCGTCAGCCGTCGATGACCCCGCGGTCGGCGGACTCGATGGCCTTCGCGTCGCGCTGGTAGCGGTTGACCTTCTCCACCTTGCGCGGCGGCCGGTCGTTGGCGATGAGCACCGCCATCCACGGCAACGGGATCGACAGCGCCACGAACCCCAGCGCCAGCCA
It includes:
- a CDS encoding carbohydrate kinase family protein — translated: MSVVVVGDTALDVVTRHSTPIAWGDDTLATTTLRPGGAGANAAAWLAHLGEPVTLVSRVGEDAAAAQVRDDLTRRGVRCVFAVDPSAATGCVVVLVDNTGQRTMFPDRGANALIRRADLPPLEQAKHLHLSGYVLLDAATRQAGIDILAIARKTGLTTSVDPQSAALIDDTFVTALEGVDVLLPNHDEYLALGGPKVLDYVGAAAVTHGQHGAYWVDRDGVVEEPALPTECVDTTGAGDAFNAGALRAWLAGATPRDVLRAGVAAGAAAVSQVGAQPVSRR